In the genome of Tistrella bauzanensis, the window GAGGATGGCGCACATCAGCAGGTAGGCGGGGCCGGCCGCATAGACCAGCCATGCGCCATAGACCGTGGCCAGCGCACCATAGAACATGTCGCGCCCGCGCCGTTCGCCCGCGGCATAGCCTTCGCCGCTCAGGGCCAGCTTGAAAGCATAGGCCCCTGACAGCACATAGGGCACCAGAATCGCCGTCGAGGCGATGTAGAACAGCGCGAGATAGGTCGAGTTCGCGAACAGCGTGACGATCAGAAAGATCTGCACGAAGATGTTGGTGATCCACAGCGCGCCCGCGGGCGAGCCGTTCTTGTTCTCCTTGGCGAACACCGCCGGCAGCATGCCTTCTTTCGCGGCGCGATAGGGGATTTCCGCGGCGAACAGGGTCCAGCTCAGAAAGGCGCCCGCAACCGAGATGACCAGCCCGATGCGCACCACGATCGAGCCCCAGGGGCCGACCGCCTGTTCAAGCACATTGGCCATCGAGGCCGCCGCCGGCAGCCCGGCCAGTTCCGGCTGGGTCATCACACCGAACGACAGAAGCGACACGAACAGATAGATCGACAGGGCAAGAATAAAGCCGATGATCGTGGCGCGCCCGATATCGGCGCGCTTCGCGGCACGGCCCGAGACGACGCTGGCGCCTTCGATCCCGATAAACACCCAGAGCGTGACCAGCATCGTGCTTTTGACCTGCGCCATGATCCCGCCCAGATCCGGCGTCTCCAGGCCCCAGATGTCGATGCTGAATGTCGGCATGTTGAACGCGATCGCCACCAGCACGATGAACAGCGCG includes:
- the arcD gene encoding arginine-ornithine antiporter, yielding MSVTETVPTPASDGKPSRKLGLVPLIALVVGSMIGGGVFSLPQNMAKGASPGAVIIGWLITGIGMLALAFVYQGLSTRKPALDAGPYSYARAGFGDFIGFNSAWGYWLSAWLGNVSYVVLIFGALSYFYPAFGAEGNTVQAIIGASVVLWVTHALVLLGIRQAAIINVVTTLAKLAPIALFIVLVAIAFNMPTFSIDIWGLETPDLGGIMAQVKSTMLVTLWVFIGIEGASVVSGRAAKRADIGRATIIGFILALSIYLFVSLLSFGVMTQPELAGLPAAASMANVLEQAVGPWGSIVVRIGLVISVAGAFLSWTLFAAEIPYRAAKEGMLPAVFAKENKNGSPAGALWITNIFVQIFLIVTLFANSTYLALFYIASTAILVPYVLSGAYAFKLALSGEGYAAGERRGRDMFYGALATVYGAWLVYAAGPAYLLMCAILYAAGVPIYWYARSRRGEKAFSGIEALIGIGIVIAAGIAAYQMWTGAISAL